The Phaeobacter gallaeciensis DSM 26640 genomic sequence GTTGCCACTGTTTCATGTATTTGCCTGCCATGTGATCCTGATGGCGGCTGTTGCCTCAGGCGCGCATGTCGTGTTCCCGACGCCACAGGGGTATCGCGGCGACGGTGTCTTTGACAATTTCTGGAAGTTGATCGAGCGCTGGAAGATTTCTTTCATCATCACTGTGCCCACGGCGATCTCGGCAAAGATGCAGCGCCCGGTGGATGCGGATGTCTCCACCGTGAAAACGGCCTTCTCCGGTTCGGCCCCCTTGCCGGTAGAGTTGTTCAAACGGTTTGAACAGGCAACCGGCGTCAAGATCGTAGAAGGGTATGGCCTGACCGAGGCAACCTGTCTGGTGTCCTGCAATCCCGTTGAGGGCGAGAAGAAAATCGGCTCGATCGGTATTCCGCTGCCCTATACGGATGTGAAAATTGTCAAAGGAACGGAGAGCGGCACGGTTGAGTTGGGTGTGGATGAGATCGGCGAGATCTGCATCTCCAGCCCCGGTGTCTATGCCGGTCACACCTATACCGAGGTCGAGAAAAACGACGGTCTGTTCTACAAGGATCAATACCTGCGCACTGGCGACCTTGGGAAGCTGGACAGCGACGGGTACCTCTGGATCACCGGTCGTGCCAAGGATCTGATTATTCGCGGCGGTCACAATATCGACCCGGCCGAGATTGAAGAGGCGCTTCTGGGGCATGAGGCTGTGGCCTTTGCCGGTGCTATCGGCCAGCCGGATGCCCATGCCGGCGAGGTGCCTTGTGCCTTTGTCGAATTGGTCGATGGAGCCAGTGTCACCGCAGAGGAGCTGTTGGCCTATTGCAAGATCCACGTACATGAGCGAGCCGCAATCCCAAAACACGTCACAGTGATGGACGAGCTGCCGAAAACTGCCGTGGGCAAGGTCTTCAAACCGGATCTGCGTAAGAATGCCATCACCCGGATTTACAACGACGCGCTGCTGAAGGCTGGTCTGCCCGCCCGCGTCGAACATGTGGTTGATGACAAAGGGCGCGGTCTGGTCGCACAGGTCGAAGAAAACGGTGCCAAGGCGTCGGATATCTCCGACGTGCTGGGGGTGTTTACCCGCCCTTGGGAACCCATGTCCAAGGCGTGATCGAGCGCCTTCGGCTCTGGCCCTTGCAAGAGATGGAGAAAGCGTTCCACCGGGACGCTTTTTTCGTTTGTGGGGCATGGTTTTTGATCGCCGCGCTGCTAGGCTCATCCGGCGTACTACGACACAGGGAACGGGCGAGATGAATTACGAACGGCTGATCGATGAGGAAACCTGGGCCTTTATCCGCAAGACGGGCGAATGTTACCCGGATGATGCGGTGGATCTGTCAATTGCTGAACAGCGCAAGGTCTATGATGCCATGGCGGCTGAGTTTCGCGCCGCGCGCCCTGATAGTGTCAGCTGCGAGGATCGTCTGGTTGGGGCTGTTCCCGTGCGGATCTACACCGCCGGAGATCCCGGCTGTACGGTGATGTACTGTCATGGCGGCGGGTTCGTGGTTGGCGGATTGGACAGCCATGATGATGTCTGCGCTGAACTCTGCGCGCAAACAGGTTACCGCGTGGTCGCGGTAGACTACCGCCTGTCTCCTGAACATCTGCACCCGGCGGCCTTTGATGATGCCTGGGCGGTCTGTCAGTGGATCTCTGCCAGCTTCGACGGCGATCTGGTCTTGGCCGGGGATAGCGCGGGTGCCAATCTCTGCGCTGCGGTGGCGCATCATGCCCGTGGACGGCTCACGGGGATGGTCGGTCAGGTGTTGATCTACGGGGCCTTTGGCGGAGACATAAACGAGGGGTCTTATCTGGAACATGCGCAGGCTCCGATGCTGACGCGGGATGACATTCTGTTCTATGGACAGCTGCGGCGCCCAGAGGGAAGTGAGGCCGGCACTGACCCGACATTGGAACCGCTTGCTGACAGTGACTTTTCAGACCTGCCTGCCACCGTGCTGGTGACGGCCGATTGCGATCCGGTGCGCGATGACTCCCGCCACTACCGCGACAAGATTTTAGCAGCCGGGGGCAAGGCGCATTGGATCAATGAACCCGGACTTGTCCATGGCTATCTGCGCGCTCGCCATAGCGTTGGCCGCGCCCGCGACAGTTTTGAGAGGATTTCAGTTGCAGTGGAAGCGCTGGGGCAGGGGCTCTGGCCTTACGAGTGACCCTAGCCTGCAAAGTCACGGCATTGTTCAGGTGCGGCACTGCGATCATACCATCCACCGCTTTTGACGCGCCAGTCGCTCGTGTGGGTGGTTACATAAGACCAGTTGCCCACTGGAAAATGGGAATACCCGATGACATCGCCGGGCTGGATCACTCCAATCCGCGCCGTTCCTGCACTGTGACCTGAGTAAAGCGGCACCGGACCACCGAGCCAGCCAAGGCAGGCGCTTTCAAATTCATCGCGGATCGGCAGATCGACAAGGAGGCGGCGCAGATGGGTGTCATTAAGCGCCAGTTGACGGCGCTTGGTATTGACCTTGCAGCCGTGAAGCTGCTCTAGCCCCCGGATTTCCTGCACCTGTCGATTGCTGTGTGGATCAAGCGCGACCGATTTGCCCAGACAGTCGCTATTGTCAAAGACGCTTTGACCCAGTGTCGAGCCAAAGCAATAACCGGCCCGGTCCATGATCAGATTCCGCGTGAACCACAGGTCATCGCAGCCATCCTGTGCCAGTGCGGGCAGTGGCAGAAGCAGCAGTATCAGGGCAAGGCAACGTTTGGTCATGGCAGGCTCCTGTAGGGCGACTATATCGATCACCCCACGAAGCCTGCCACGGATCCTCAGCTGAGGAAAGATTTTGCCTTCATCGTGTCGGCAATTGGCGCACCAAGACGGCTGAGAATGGTGGGGGCCAGTTGCAGCTGATCAATCACCACATCCTCTGCGGGGCCTGTCGCATCTCCAAAGTAATAGAGCGCGGTTTCCTGTTGCAGGGGGCTGCGCCCGCCGTGGTGGCCGCGCTCATCCTGGCCATGATCAGCGGTGACAATGATCTCATAACCCATTTCGCGCCATTTGATAATGAACGGGGCCAGCATTTCGTCCATCACGAAACAGGCGTGATCCATCTCCTGACAGTCGTGAAAGAACCGGTGTCCCATGCAATCCAGCGTGCAGGTGTGCAGCATGCCGTAGTTGAGGCCAAAGCGCAGGCAAAGATTGGTCAGCGTGCCAAAGAGGTCCACGTCGGAGGGTGTCATTTGGTTGACCAGCCCGTAGCCCGTCATCGAATGAAACCGCCCATGGTTGATAGTGCTGCTTTCAGGTTCATCATATTCCACGTCGCGCACGGGATCATAGGGATGGCGATTGAAGAAGGAGGACCAGAAGCTATGAGCGACGGCCCCGGTCACGCCACCACCGTCGCGCACCTGGCTAAAAACATCCTTGTGCTTCAGACGGAAGACATTGCCATTTCCGGTACAGCCGTGCTCAGCCGGGACCACGCCGGTGTGAATCGACGCGTAGCAGCTGGCGGAAATCGACGGCAGCACCGCCCGGTGTTTCCAGACCCGTGCCTCGCCGCTGTCGACCCAGCCTTCCAGATTGCCAAACAGCCGACGGAAATTACGCCAAGGAACGCCGTCCAAGATGATGAGGAGAAGTTTGTTGTCCATTGCAGAACCCAAGGTCTTGTAGAAGTGACTGAAAAAGGCGGTCGTGAGGATTTTTCCTGCGACCGCCTTTGAGAGCGTTCCGCCGCAGTCGCCTGCGACGGGTGGTGATATATGGTGCCTGCCTGCTAGTTGCCGGCACTTTCCATCTTGCGGTTGGCGATGACCTCTTCCAGCCAGCCCAGACGCATTTCTGGCACCGAGCTGAGCAACAGATCGGTGTAATCGTCAAAGGGCGGCGACAGCACTTCGGTCTTGCCGCCATAGCGTTGCACGCGTCCCTGATACATCACCGCGATATTGTCCGAAATCGCTCGCACCGTGGCGAGGTCATGGGTGATGAAGAGGAAGGCGACATTCTCGATCTTTTGCAGTTCCAGCAACAGTTTGAGGATGCCGTCCGCGACCAGCGGATCCAGCGCCGAGGTAACCTCATCGCAGATGATCATCTTTGGCTTGGCAGCCAAGGCGCGGGCAATACAGACACGCTGTTTCTGCCCACCCGACAGCTCTGCCGGGTAGCGATCCATGAAGCTTTCGCCCAACTCGATCTCATCCAGCAGCTCAATGATCCGCTTGCGCTTCTCCGCGCCTTTCATGCCGAAGTAGAATTCCAGCGGGCGCCCGATGATGGTACCCACGGTCTGGCGTGGGTTCATGGCTACATCTGCCATCTGGTAAATCATCTGCAACTCGCGAAGATCCTCACGGGTGCGTCCCGCCAGATCGGAGGACAGGGTACGCCCTGCGAACTCGATCTCACCCTCGCGCGGCGGCAAGAGGCCAGTAATCACCCGTGCCAGTGTCGACTTGCCCGAACCGGATTCCCCAACCACCGCCAATGTCTGACCGGGGTGCAGATCAACGTTCACATTGTGCAGAACGTCGAATTTGGTGCCTTTGTAGCGCGCGGTGATATTGCGCACGCTCAGCACTGGTTCCGGGGTGGGGGCCTTTTCCTCATGGGTGATGGAGCGGACCGAGACCAGAGCCTGGGTATACTCTTCCTGCGGTGCGTTGATGATCTGATCAACGGGGCCGTATTCCACCATATTGCCGTGGCGCAGCACCATAATGTCGTCGCTCACCTGCGCCACAACCGCGAGGTCATGGGTGATGTAGAGCGCGGCCACACCGGTGTCGCGGATGGCTTCCTTGATCGCCATCAGGACCTCAATCTGGGTGGTCACATCCAGCGCCGTTGTCGGCTCATCAAACACCACAAGATCCGGCTCCGGGCAGAGCGCAAGCGCAGTCATGCAGCGTTGCAGCTGCCCACCTGAGACCTGATGCGGGTAACGCTCTCCGATATTGTCAGGATCCGGCAGACCCAGCTTGGCAAAGAGGACCCGCGCGCGCGCCTCGGCGTCCTTCTTGGAGAATTTGCCCTGTTCAACGGCCGCTTCGATCACCTGTTCCATGATCTTTTTGGCGGGGTTGAACGAGGCGGCAGCGGATTGCGACACATAGGTGACCTCACCGCCGCGCAGGCGCCGGATATCGCGCAGTTTTGACTGCAGAATATCACGACCATTCACCCAGACTTCGCCACCGGTGATTTTAACCCCACCCCGGCCATAGGCCATGGAGGCCAGACCGATGGTGGATTTACCCGCGCCGGATTCCCCGATCAGCCCAAGCACCTTGCCCGGTTGCAGATCAAAGCTGACACCATGCACGATTTCGATGTCATGGGGCTTTTCCCCTGGCGGGTAGACGGTTGCGCCGATCTTCAGATTGCGCACTTTCATAAGAGGTTCGCTCATCCGCGGCCTCCTTTCAGCGAGGTTGTGCGGTTCAGAACCCAGTCCGCGACAAGGTTGACGGAGATCGCAAGGGTGGCGATGGCAATGGCGGGCAGTAAAGCCGCCGGGATGCCGTAGACGATGCCTTCCTTATTCTCTTTCACGATGCCGCCCCAGTCGGCTTCTGGCGGTTGCACGCCAAGGCCGAGGAAGGAGAGGGTGGAGACAAACAGTACCATGAAGATGAACCGTAGGCCCATTTCAGCCACCAGCGGTGACAGAGCGTTTGGCAGGATCTCACGGAAGATGATCCAGGCGGTTTTCTCCCCCCGCAGGCGGGCTGCTTCGACGTAGTCCATCACCTCGATATCCACCGCGACGGCACGGGCCAGACGATAGACGCGGGTTGAGTCGAGCAGGCCCATGACCACAATCAGCACCGGTACCGTGACCGGCATCACCGACAGTACGACAAGGGCGAAGATCAGCGTTGGGATCGACATGATGAGATCCACCAGCCGCGACATCACCTGATCCACCCAGCCGCCAGCAACCGCGGCAAAGAAGCCGAGGATCGAGCCGGTGGTGAAGGACAGGATCGTGGCTGCCGTGGCGATGAAGATGGTTGTGCGACCACCGTAGATCATCCGGCTCAACAGATCACGGCCGATGTTGTCAGTGCCCAGAAGATGCTCCGCGGAACGGGGCTCCCAGACGTCACCGACGATTTCGGCCATACCGTAAGGTGCCAGCAGTGGGGCGAAGATCGCCATGAGAAAGTAGAGGGCCGTGAAGAACAGCCCGATCATTGCAGAGATAGGGATATTCTTCATTTCGGATGCCTCAGACGCGGGTTGGACAGGATAGCGACAATGTCAGCGATCATGTTCAGAACGATATAAACCGCAGCGAAGATCAGACCGCAGGCCTGCACCACAGGCACGTCACGCTTGGACACATGGTCGACCAGATACTGCCCCATGCCGGGGTAGACAAAGACCACTTCGATCACCACGACGCCCACCACCAGATAGGCGAGGTTTAGCATCACCACATTGACGATCGGCGCAATGGCGTTGGGAAACGCATGGCGGGCAATCACGTGGAAGGTGCTGAGACCTTTCAGCTCTGCGGTTTCGATATAGGCCGACTGCATCACATTGAGGATCGCCGCACGGGTCATCCGCATCATATGTGCCAAAACCACCAGCGTCAGCACCGCAACAGGCAGGGCAATGGCGTTGAGTTTTTCCAGCAAGTTCATGGAATCATTGATCATCGCAACGGAGCTGAACCAGCCCATCTGCACCGCAACGAAATAGATCAGTAGATAGCCAATCAGAAATTCCGGGATCGAGATCGAGGCCAGGGTCACGGCCGAGATCAGTTTGTCAGGCCAGCGGTCGCGGTAGCGCACGGCGAGCAAGCCAAGGAAAATTGCCAACGGAACCGAAATTACAGCAGCCCAGAACGCCAGGAACAGCGTATTGCCAAGGCGGCGGCCGATGCTGGTTGCGATGTCCTGACCATTGGTCAGCGCGGTGCCCAGATCCCCCTGCAGGGCGCCGAACAGCCAGTCGAAATAGCGCAGTACGGCAGGTTCATTCAGGCCCAGTTCTTCCCGCAGATTGGCGAGCGCCTCAGGGGTGGCCGACTGGCCCAGAATGGACTGCGCCACATCGCCGGGCAGGATCAAAGTACCCATAAAAATGAGCACGGATGCGGCAATCAAGAGAATTAATCCCAGCGCTAGGCGCTGGGATACAAGTTTAACAACGGGGTGCATAGCATAGACCTCTATTAGGCCAACCAGCACTTATGCGACCATTTGCCGGCCATGGTATCGCCGGTGGAATCCACCACCCAACCCTGAACCTTGCTGCTGGTCGCCTCGATGAAGTCGTTGAACATCGGGCAGATCAGACCACCTTCGTCCCGCACCATCATACCCATCTGGCTGTAAAGCGCTTTGCGCTTGGCTTCGTCCAGCTCACCACGCGCGGCAAACAACAGCTTGTCGAAATCTTCGCGCTTGAAGCGGGTGTCGTTCCAGTCTGCGGTCGAGAGATACGCGGTTGAATACATCTGGTCCTGCACCGGACGGCCACCCCAGTAGGAGGCGCAGAAGGGCTGTGCATTCCAGACTTCCGACCAGTAACCATCACCGGGCTCGCGCTTCAGCTCCAGCGGAATGCCGGCTGCGTTCGCGGACTGCTGGAACAGCTGTGCTGCATCCAGGGCGCCGGGGAAGGCAACATCCGACACCCGCAGGGTGATCGGGCTGCCGTCATGGCCGGACTTCTTGTAGTGCTCAGCCGCCTTCGCCGGATCAAACGGGCGCTGCGGAATGCTGTCGTCAAACAACGGGTAGGCTGCGTTGACAGGCATGTCGTTGCCAACAGAGCCGTAGCCGCGCAGCACTTTATCGACCATTTCGTCACGGTTGATGGCGTATTTCAGCGCCAGACGCAGTTCGTTGTTGTCGAACGGCGCTGTGTCGCAATGCATGATGAACACATAGTGACCCGGACCCGCGGCATTGCGCACAGTCAGGTTCGGCGCGCGGTCCAGCAGACCCGCAACCTTTGGCTCAACACGGTTGGCGATGTGGACCTGACCGGACTGGAGCGCTGCCATACGAGCGGTGGCGTCGTTGATCACGACGATCTCGACCTCATCTACATGGCCACGGGTGTCGTCCCAGTAGTTGGGGTTTTTCTTCCACATGTGGCGCACGCCGGGCTCATCTGCTTCCAGCATATAGGCGCCGGAGCCGATGCCTGCCGCCGGGTTGTCAAAGCCGCCATCGGGCTGGATCATCAGGTGATAGTCGGCCATCAGATAGGGTAGGTCGGCGTTTGGCGTGGTCAGCTCCACGATGAAGTTATCACCATCGGCCTTCATGCTCTCGATACCGCGCATGATGCCCAGGGCCCCGGACTGGCTGTCATCGTTGGAGTGGCGTTCCATCGTACGCATCACATCTTCAGCGGTCACAGACTTGCCGTTGTGGAACTCAACACCCTTACGGATTTTGAAGGTCCATGTCTTGGCGTCGGCGCTGGCTTCAACGCTTTCGGCGACGCGATTTTCGATGCCACCCTCGGGGGTCACATTTACCAGCGTTTCGCCGAATTGATAGAGGTTGTGATAAGGCACTTGGCTGGCAGCCACGGCCGGATCCAGCGAGTCGGTGCTGCCACCCCCGATGGAGCCCAGCTTCAGCGTGCCTCCCTTGACCGGGCCTGCTGCCTCAGCTGCGCGGGCAAACATGCTGCCTGCAACAGCGGCGCTGATCCCCAGTGCAGCGGTTTTGCCCATGAATTCACGCCGGGTCATTTTGCCGGAGGTGACGCTTTGCGTCATGAAATCAAGTTGGTCTTTCATTGCGGACTCCCTGTCGTATTTAGACGCTGAACACGTCATTTCTTGAATTGTCATTCAAGGTTTGCGCATTTGATGCGACCTCGCAACCCTTATTAGCGTCCTTTTTGGCGCTAGAGGAGGCGGCGAAGTCTTCAAGAGACGGTGATCCCGTCGCCTTTTGCGACTGCTATGTCGTATTTGGCAGGAAGTGAATGCTTGGCGGGACAATATGTGGAAAAAAGCCTCCCGGACCAGAGATCAAATATTATCCCGCTCACACCGAGGTATTCGCCAATGGCTGGCGAAAATCAGCGCATTTTCTGCTTGAAGAGGTCTGTAGTTGGGAGCGCCGGGCTGCCGTGCGTGACTGGCACCCGCTCCGTCTTTTACGGTTTTGCTGCGATGTTCACCGCCAGGGCAGGGCGGATTGCATAGAGCCGGACCGGACGAAACGCGACATCCACAGCCTGCGCAAACTCACCAGTCGGCACTGTCCATCCAAATGGTCACCGGGCCGGAGTTGACCAAAGCGACCTGCATATCCGCCCCAAAGCATCCGCGCGCAACAGGCACTTCCAGCGCCGCCAGTTGGTCGGCAAATCTGGTATACAGCGCGCCCCCCAGGTCCGGGGCGGCAGCATTGGAAAAACCGGGGCGGTTGCCCCGGCGGGTGTCGGCGGCAAGGGTGAACTGGCTGACGACCAAGGCGCTGCCGCCGATGTCTTTCACGGAGCGGTTCATCTTTCCTGCTTCATCGCTAAAGATCCGTAGCTTGCTGATCTTGGCCGCCATCTGATCGGCTTGTGCTTCACTGTCGCCTTCCATGGCGCAGATCAGGATCATTAGGCCGGGACCGATATCGCCGATGACCTCATCGTCAACACAGACGGAGGCCTCAGAAACGCGTTGGATCAGAGCACGCATAATCTCTCCTATTCACGGGGCAAAGGCGTTAGTCGCGCCAGCTGGTAAAATCGCCCAACTCGGCGCGTTCCGTTCGGAACTGATTAGCAGGATGGTCTGGATTGCTGTAGCCGAAGGACAGGGCACAAAGGACGTTGCGATCCTCCGGTATGTCGCAGAACTGATGCAGCATCGGGGCATATGTAGCTACCGCTGCCTGCGCAATGGTTGCCACACCTGCGGCTGTCGCAGCAAGTGTGAAGCCGGTGATGAAGCCACCGCAATCGAGCGCGCCGTAGGGGCCAAGCTCCTTGGGGCTGGTCAGAATGGCACAATGGGGGGCGTCAAACAGGGTGAAATTGCGCATCATCTGCTGGTGTGAGGCTGCGCGATCGCCGCGTTCGACGCCCACCGCCTCATATAAGGCCCAGCCGCAGGCCTGGCGGCGGGTTTTGTATTCGCCGCTATAGCGTTCGGGAAAGGGCAGATCCGGCGCAACGGAATCTTTTATCACTGCTTCCATCAGCGCAGATCGCAGCGCATCGGTGGCGGTACCGCTGAACAGCGTCACCTGCCAGGGCTGAGCATTGCACCAGGACGGGACTTTCTGTGCGCAGCGCAGAATATCCTCGATCACCGCGCGCGGCACCGGATCCGGGCGAAACGCACGGCAGCTGTGGCGCTGACTGAACAGGGCATCAAGGGCTGGCAGAGTGGTCATGGCGGGTCCTTGATTTCTGACATCAGTAGGTCGAAACGAGTGCGAGGCTTGGCTGTCAACGTGATCCGAAGTACGCCACAACACCCCCAACGATCAGCGCCACGATAACGGCGGCCGCAATCTTCCACGCGGAATAAGGGCGTTCTCCTTGCACCCGGCCCGATTGTCCGTTGACCACAAACCGATAGGTTTTGCCCCGGTACTTATAGGCCGCGAGCCAGACGGGCAGCAGCACGTGTTTGAACGTGATGTCGGAGAAATTGCTGTCGATATAGTCAATGCGTTGCCGGTCGCCGCCGATATCAAACCGCACATCGCGTTCGATCACCCGGCGCATCCGCGCATTGGCTTCTCTGTAACCGTCGGCCAGCTCCACCGCATAGGCCTCCGCCCGGAACCCGGCCAGATACTGCGGCTGATAGGGTTCCAGCGCCGACAGATCCCAGGGTTCCAGCGCGTCGGTGTTCTTTTTCGGCAGGCTCTTGGAAGCCAGCACCAGAACATCGTCAAAGAACCGCTGTACCCGCCCCGAGACAGGCCGCCAGCGCACCTTAGGCACCTGCCGGGACTGGCGTTTGCCATCGACCACGACAGTTTCGGTGACATAGTAGACCGTGCCGCGCTGGCCGCGATACTGGGAGCGGGTTTCAGCATCAAAGGTCCAGTAAGGCACATAGATCCCGTCCATCCGCCGTCCCTTGCGGGCATATTGTTGCAGGCCGTTTGGCGCAAACCAGAGCTGACCCAACCAGTCCGCCATCGCCTTATGGGCGCTGCGCTCGTCAAAAGCGAAGGGCAGCACACCCTTCGGCTTGATATGGCGATGGGTGCCGGTATCCGTGACCATGGGCGTGGCGCAGAAGGGACATTCGCCGGCGTGGTCATTCGGGTCCAGCTCCACCTGTGCGGCGCAATTGGGGCATCGCAGCACACGGGTTTCTTCCATGTCGGCCTCGGCCAGACCTGATGATAGCGCGGTATCGAAATCCAACTCGCGCAGACTGCCACCGCGCCATGGGCCAGATCGGATCGCCTCCTGATGACCGCAGTGGTCGCAGGTCAGCGTGCCGTTTTGCGGGTCATAGCGATAATCTGCGCCGCATTGTTCACAAGGGAACCGGTGCTCCGCCAGCGGAGCGTGGATATCGGAGGGCGCAGCGGTCTCGTTTGAGAACGGACCGGAAGGAGGCAGGGGGGGCTGGGTCACGAGGGAACCTCAAAGATACTTGTGCAGCAGTTTCGGTACCATGATGCGCAGGGCGCAGTCCTTCAACAGGAAAGGGTGCAAAAGATGAAAGAGCCCATGCAGCGCGATCAGGATGAGCAGCGCGTGAAAGGCAATCCCGTGCAGCCCCGTCACAAAAAGAGAGACAATACGAACTGGTTCGACCAGTGAAACCGTTTGACCGCGCTCCATGGTGTCATTGTTACCGTATTCTTCATTGTGCGTGAGCTGCGCTAGTCGAGAGAAAGGGCGCCGATGATGACAGCGCCCTTTGGTTTGTTTGATGTTAGCCTGTCGGGGGCGGCGGAGGCGGCGGTGGAGGTAGGATGGTGAAGAGCTGCGCCAGTTCCAGCACCTCACCAGCGGCTTTCCAACCATCCTGACCGGGCGTCCACACAAGACTGTCGCGGCGCAGCGCGCCCTCCTGTGCCATCCGGCCAAGCCGGGCCTTGGAGAAAGGGCCGCTGGTCTGGCCATTTTCTGCAATATGCCAGACATGCTCCACCGGCGGCGGCGGCGGAGCAACCGGCGCGGCTTGCACTGGGGCCTGCGTGGCAGCGGGTGCGGGCCGTGCGCCCCAGGGACCGGTGGGCTGACCCGCTGCATGACTGGCGGTACCGGGTTGCGCCATCTGCGCCATCTGTTGGGCCATCGCCATGCCCATCCCCATGCCCATACCAGCCCCCATACCGCTGTTGGGCGTTTGGGCGGCGGCGGTCATCGCCTCGGCGGCAGAGAATTGCGTGTAGCGGCCAAGATCACCGACGATCCCCATCTGGGTGCGCTTGTCCAGTGCCTGTTCGACGGCGGCGGGCAGCGAGATGTTCTCGATATATAGCTCCGGGATCGCGATGCCGTACTCAGCGACCGTGGCGGAAATCTCCGCCGCGACCAGCTTGCCCAGATCAGCCGTATTGGCCGCCATATCCAGTACCGGGATGCCGGAACCCGCCAGAACCCGGCTCACCTGCTGTACGATGATATTGCGGATCTGGAAGGAGATCTCGTCCATCGTGAATTCGCCATCGGTGCCGACGATCTCGGTCAGGAACCGGGCCGGGTCCACCACCCGGATGCTGTAGGTGCCAAAGGCGCGCAGGCGGAGGGGGCCGAACTCCGGGTCCCGCGCCATGATTGGGTTTTTGGTGCCCCATTTCAGATCGTTGAACCGGGTGGTGTCAACGAAGTAGATCTCCGATTTGAACGGCGACTGAAACCCGTGATCCCAATGCTGTAGCGTCGTCATGATCGGCATGTTGTTGGTCTCAAGCATGTAGAGACCAGGTGTGAAGACATCTGCCAGCTGGCCCTCATGCACAAAGACCGCTGCCTGACCTTCGCGGACCGTCAGCTTGGCGCCATATTTGATCGCGTGACCTTCACGCTCAAAACGCCAGACCAGCGTGTCATTGGTGTCGTCGGTCCAGTGGATGACGTCGATGAACTCTCCCTTGAGAAAGTCGAAAATACCCATGGTTTCATCCTCCTTCGGCGATGCGGCTGGCATCATGGCAGGCGTGCAGGGCAGCACGATGTTGGGCGCGCCGAGGCGCGGGCGGGAGACAGCCGCGCTTAGCGCGGTTCCCCCATGATATCATAGGCAATCGCCTGCACGATGGGCCGGGCTTCATCGGCGGACATGCCAGGGTGCAGGCGGGGGTCGTAAAGGATCTGCAGAAGTTTTTCGTCCTGACTGGTCAGCAACGCAAATTCATCATCATCGTTGAAGATCGAGGGACGCGCCTGCGGGCTGTCATTGCGCAGGCCAAGGCCCTGAGCGATTTCCTCGTGGATACAGCTTTGGCGGGCAAGGTCAGGGTGTTCGGCCCGGATGAGTGCCACGCCGCGCATATAAGAGGAGGGATCCGCCTGCAGCCCCCCGGCGCGCACCAGACAGTAGTAGCTTTGCGGCGGGTTGGCAAAGACCTGAAGATCGGCGTCGCTGA encodes the following:
- a CDS encoding acyl-CoA synthetase, with protein sequence MGFATAADCLALVNEMPFGQRNMPTTLYGLLSRTAGKYPDNKAVSYQIFSGPTDKAETLTWRQLKDKVTQAANMFRSMGIGEKDVVAYILPNCNETVVTLLGGAVAGIANPINPLLEPEQIASILRETGAKVVVTLKPFPKTDVAQKVAEAVRHAPKVNTVLEIDLNRYLTPPKSWIVPMIRPKLEGKDKLAHADYKNFNKELRKHPTELTFADSDSDRVACYFHTGGTTGMPKVAQHTYSGMNYNGWLGSKLLFTAEDNIMCPLPLFHVFACHVILMAAVASGAHVVFPTPQGYRGDGVFDNFWKLIERWKISFIITVPTAISAKMQRPVDADVSTVKTAFSGSAPLPVELFKRFEQATGVKIVEGYGLTEATCLVSCNPVEGEKKIGSIGIPLPYTDVKIVKGTESGTVELGVDEIGEICISSPGVYAGHTYTEVEKNDGLFYKDQYLRTGDLGKLDSDGYLWITGRAKDLIIRGGHNIDPAEIEEALLGHEAVAFAGAIGQPDAHAGEVPCAFVELVDGASVTAEELLAYCKIHVHERAAIPKHVTVMDELPKTAVGKVFKPDLRKNAITRIYNDALLKAGLPARVEHVVDDKGRGLVAQVEENGAKASDISDVLGVFTRPWEPMSKA
- a CDS encoding alpha/beta hydrolase, which gives rise to MNYERLIDEETWAFIRKTGECYPDDAVDLSIAEQRKVYDAMAAEFRAARPDSVSCEDRLVGAVPVRIYTAGDPGCTVMYCHGGGFVVGGLDSHDDVCAELCAQTGYRVVAVDYRLSPEHLHPAAFDDAWAVCQWISASFDGDLVLAGDSAGANLCAAVAHHARGRLTGMVGQVLIYGAFGGDINEGSYLEHAQAPMLTRDDILFYGQLRRPEGSEAGTDPTLEPLADSDFSDLPATVLVTADCDPVRDDSRHYRDKILAAGGKAHWINEPGLVHGYLRARHSVGRARDSFERISVAVEALGQGLWPYE
- a CDS encoding DUF4453 domain-containing protein, which produces MTKRCLALILLLLPLPALAQDGCDDLWFTRNLIMDRAGYCFGSTLGQSVFDNSDCLGKSVALDPHSNRQVQEIRGLEQLHGCKVNTKRRQLALNDTHLRRLLVDLPIRDEFESACLGWLGGPVPLYSGHSAGTARIGVIQPGDVIGYSHFPVGNWSYVTTHTSDWRVKSGGWYDRSAAPEQCRDFAG
- a CDS encoding alkaline phosphatase family protein; its protein translation is MDNKLLLIILDGVPWRNFRRLFGNLEGWVDSGEARVWKHRAVLPSISASCYASIHTGVVPAEHGCTGNGNVFRLKHKDVFSQVRDGGGVTGAVAHSFWSSFFNRHPYDPVRDVEYDEPESSTINHGRFHSMTGYGLVNQMTPSDVDLFGTLTNLCLRFGLNYGMLHTCTLDCMGHRFFHDCQEMDHACFVMDEMLAPFIIKWREMGYEIIVTADHGQDERGHHGGRSPLQQETALYYFGDATGPAEDVVIDQLQLAPTILSRLGAPIADTMKAKSFLS
- a CDS encoding ABC transporter ATP-binding protein; protein product: MSEPLMKVRNLKIGATVYPPGEKPHDIEIVHGVSFDLQPGKVLGLIGESGAGKSTIGLASMAYGRGGVKITGGEVWVNGRDILQSKLRDIRRLRGGEVTYVSQSAAASFNPAKKIMEQVIEAAVEQGKFSKKDAEARARVLFAKLGLPDPDNIGERYPHQVSGGQLQRCMTALALCPEPDLVVFDEPTTALDVTTQIEVLMAIKEAIRDTGVAALYITHDLAVVAQVSDDIMVLRHGNMVEYGPVDQIINAPQEEYTQALVSVRSITHEEKAPTPEPVLSVRNITARYKGTKFDVLHNVNVDLHPGQTLAVVGESGSGKSTLARVITGLLPPREGEIEFAGRTLSSDLAGRTREDLRELQMIYQMADVAMNPRQTVGTIIGRPLEFYFGMKGAEKRKRIIELLDEIELGESFMDRYPAELSGGQKQRVCIARALAAKPKMIICDEVTSALDPLVADGILKLLLELQKIENVAFLFITHDLATVRAISDNIAVMYQGRVQRYGGKTEVLSPPFDDYTDLLLSSVPEMRLGWLEEVIANRKMESAGN
- a CDS encoding ABC transporter permease — its product is MKNIPISAMIGLFFTALYFLMAIFAPLLAPYGMAEIVGDVWEPRSAEHLLGTDNIGRDLLSRMIYGGRTTIFIATAATILSFTTGSILGFFAAVAGGWVDQVMSRLVDLIMSIPTLIFALVVLSVMPVTVPVLIVVMGLLDSTRVYRLARAVAVDIEVMDYVEAARLRGEKTAWIIFREILPNALSPLVAEMGLRFIFMVLFVSTLSFLGLGVQPPEADWGGIVKENKEGIVYGIPAALLPAIAIATLAISVNLVADWVLNRTTSLKGGRG